One genomic segment of Candidatus Neomarinimicrobiota bacterium includes these proteins:
- a CDS encoding GNAT family N-acetyltransferase — MDETKITLHRWQEHAARRVIKNIRFKVFVEEQKVPAEEELDRFDPVSLHILLYLKTGDGFYKPVATGRLIPDGHIGRIAVLKTYRGRGFGLLMMEVLEKKAMEKGLKSVELDAQVQALPFYEKAGYTPFGNVFMDAGIRHKKMKKILNNRNDEM; from the coding sequence ATGGATGAAACAAAAATTACACTCCATCGCTGGCAGGAACATGCAGCCCGGCGAGTAATAAAAAACATACGTTTTAAGGTGTTTGTTGAAGAACAGAAGGTTCCCGCGGAAGAAGAACTGGACCGTTTTGACCCCGTTTCACTTCACATTCTGCTTTACTTGAAAACCGGAGATGGATTTTATAAACCGGTGGCAACCGGCCGATTGATTCCCGATGGACATATTGGCAGAATTGCCGTGTTGAAAACCTATCGGGGACGGGGTTTCGGTCTCCTCATGATGGAAGTGCTGGAAAAAAAGGCCATGGAGAAGGGGCTCAAGAGTGTGGAACTGGATGCCCAGGTGCAGGCGCTTCCTTTTTATGAGAAAGCCGGCTACACTCCCTTTGGCAATGTTTTTATGGATGCGGGGATCCGGCATAAAAAAATGAAAAAAATCCTGAATAACCGTAACGACGAAATGTAA